In Natronomonas halophila, one DNA window encodes the following:
- a CDS encoding branched-chain amino acid ABC transporter permease has translation MDVAETYSTSRRVLVERPAVALLGVVLLYLLVDLILKAANVSVQPRGVHLIGGELPLTNLARFLLDGLIVGLVVGLAGVGLSMTYSILNFANFAHGDYITTGAFSGWLVAYIVGFATLSVDAPFRDIFMFNETSLISVTNAPLAVVLGLIASGLGTVAVVLLLDRWVYRPMRDKGGIPLLIASIGVALALRYAIVFVFGTSSSGLTSTSAIPQFDIPVGEGSVPIDLHEITLIIAAVALMFGIHFLLQRTKLGKAMRAMADNKDLAQVTGIPTERVIRATWIIGGGLAGIAGFLIVLERGVISFNMGWRLLLLIFAGVILGGIGSVYGAMAGGIIIGIASRLSLVWIPSDFARVAAFTVMILVLLYRPEGLFAGVKTA, from the coding sequence ATGGATGTAGCTGAGACATACTCGACCAGCAGGCGAGTCCTCGTTGAACGTCCGGCTGTCGCGCTGTTGGGCGTCGTGCTTCTGTACCTGCTCGTCGACTTGATACTGAAAGCGGCGAACGTGTCCGTACAACCCCGCGGCGTTCACCTCATCGGTGGTGAACTCCCGCTTACGAATCTGGCCCGCTTCCTGCTTGATGGCCTCATCGTCGGGTTGGTCGTCGGCCTTGCCGGGGTCGGACTTTCGATGACGTACAGCATTCTCAACTTCGCCAATTTCGCTCATGGGGATTACATCACGACGGGCGCCTTCTCCGGCTGGCTCGTGGCGTACATCGTCGGGTTCGCCACGCTCTCGGTCGACGCGCCGTTCCGTGATATCTTCATGTTCAACGAAACGTCTCTCATCTCGGTCACGAACGCACCGCTTGCGGTCGTGCTCGGCCTCATCGCGTCGGGGCTTGGGACCGTCGCCGTCGTCCTCCTGCTCGACCGGTGGGTCTACCGGCCGATGCGCGACAAGGGCGGTATCCCGCTTTTGATTGCCTCTATCGGTGTCGCGTTGGCGCTGCGGTACGCCATCGTCTTCGTCTTCGGCACCAGTTCGTCCGGGCTGACGTCGACCAGCGCCATCCCGCAGTTCGATATCCCGGTCGGTGAGGGGTCGGTTCCTATCGACCTCCACGAAATCACGCTTATCATCGCCGCCGTCGCGCTCATGTTCGGCATCCACTTCCTGCTGCAGCGGACGAAACTCGGCAAGGCGATGCGCGCGATGGCTGACAACAAGGACCTCGCGCAGGTGACCGGCATCCCGACCGAACGCGTCATCCGCGCGACGTGGATTATCGGCGGCGGCCTCGCCGGTATCGCCGGCTTCCTCATCGTGCTCGAACGGGGCGTCATCAGCTTCAACATGGGCTGGCGGCTACTGCTGCTCATCTTCGCCGGCGTCATCCTGGGCGGTATCGGCAGCGTCTACGGCGCGATGGCCGGTGGCATCATCATCGGTATCGCCTCCCGGCTCTCGCTCGTGTGGATTCCGTCCGACTTCGCTCGCGTCGCTGCCTTCACCGTCATGATTCTCGTCTTGCTCTATCGGCCCGAAGGGCTGTTCGCGGGGGTGAAGACCGCATGA
- a CDS encoding 7-cyano-7-deazaguanine reductase: MPEKDMERFEAPPSEQVTTFETDELTALCPFDFGGPDHYTLVIKYEPADYCLESRSLKQRLESYRDEEITAERLADALYRAIEDAIVPERLYIRLEQARRGGIEETVEVGDRALC; this comes from the coding sequence ATGCCTGAGAAAGATATGGAGCGATTCGAGGCGCCGCCGTCGGAGCAGGTGACGACCTTCGAGACAGACGAACTCACGGCGCTGTGCCCCTTCGACTTCGGCGGCCCGGACCACTACACGCTCGTTATCAAATACGAGCCGGCGGACTACTGCCTCGAATCGCGGTCGCTGAAACAGCGGCTCGAATCCTACCGCGACGAGGAGATCACCGCCGAACGCCTGGCCGACGCCCTGTACCGCGCCATCGAAGACGCCATCGTGCCGGAGCGCCTGTACATCCGACTGGAACAGGCACGTCGCGGTGGCATCGAGGAGACTGTGGAGGTGGGCGACCGTGCCCTCTGTTGA
- a CDS encoding branched-chain amino acid ABC transporter permease: MSVGQRLWSAVPDSIKEDDKRLIIALLAGTYLVYALSQVYLSFMANAAIVPAVANSLQNLTFLIAVYAIMALALNLHWGYTGLFNIGIAGFMAVGVYSMSILAGPPGGSPPGFGLPVPIAILGALVITAIIGGIAALPALQLEADYLAIVTVGLSEIIRLVLNADYFSGTVTDPESGSYNVVEIFGLKFGTGGGQGINTPLSSPTSYIYGPGSDPNALGQFVYSLGGSLGVNTSVVNGATYGLFLLVFVMTAYYVLLVRIGNSPFGRVLKAIREDELVAQSLGKDTRWFKIKVFMVGCALMGLGGILWQGSYGFVNPNTFRPIVTFYIFTALIVGGSGSNTGSVVGGAVFAAFLFEGPRQLARVIEAGIEALLVTLSGPGASMPSPSNFYVAFTTLDPLGWLGYTIGNISSLRFVFLGVVLVYLMQNRSDGLLGHRKEIAASVNLSEREGSAAAADGGETDE, encoded by the coding sequence ATGAGCGTCGGTCAGCGGCTCTGGAGTGCCGTCCCCGACTCCATCAAGGAGGACGACAAACGACTCATCATCGCGCTTTTGGCCGGTACCTACCTCGTCTACGCCCTCTCACAGGTTTACCTCTCGTTCATGGCGAACGCGGCAATCGTACCGGCAGTCGCCAACTCCCTGCAGAACCTCACTTTCCTCATCGCCGTCTACGCCATCATGGCGCTGGCGTTGAACCTGCACTGGGGCTACACCGGCCTCTTCAACATCGGGATTGCCGGCTTCATGGCCGTCGGCGTCTACTCGATGTCGATTCTGGCCGGGCCGCCGGGTGGTTCCCCGCCCGGCTTCGGCCTGCCCGTCCCGATTGCCATCCTCGGCGCGCTCGTCATCACGGCAATCATCGGCGGCATCGCGGCGCTGCCGGCGCTCCAACTCGAAGCCGACTATCTCGCTATCGTGACGGTCGGCCTCTCGGAGATTATCCGACTCGTGCTCAACGCGGACTACTTCTCGGGGACGGTCACCGACCCCGAATCCGGCAGCTACAACGTCGTCGAGATATTCGGCCTCAAGTTCGGGACTGGGGGCGGACAGGGCATCAACACGCCGCTTTCCTCGCCGACGTCGTACATCTACGGGCCGGGGAGCGACCCGAACGCGCTCGGTCAGTTCGTCTACAGTCTCGGCGGATCACTCGGCGTCAACACCAGCGTCGTCAACGGCGCCACCTACGGCCTGTTCCTGCTGGTGTTCGTCATGACGGCCTACTACGTCCTTCTGGTCCGTATCGGGAACTCCCCGTTCGGGCGCGTCCTGAAAGCGATTCGGGAGGACGAACTCGTCGCCCAGTCGCTCGGCAAGGACACCCGCTGGTTCAAAATCAAGGTCTTCATGGTCGGCTGTGCGCTGATGGGTCTCGGCGGCATCCTCTGGCAGGGTTCGTACGGCTTCGTCAATCCCAACACGTTCCGCCCCATCGTGACCTTCTACATCTTCACGGCGCTCATCGTCGGCGGGTCGGGCTCGAACACCGGCAGCGTCGTCGGCGGCGCCGTCTTCGCGGCGTTCCTCTTCGAGGGGCCGCGGCAGTTGGCACGGGTCATCGAAGCCGGCATCGAGGCGCTTCTGGTCACGCTTTCCGGCCCCGGTGCCTCGATGCCCTCGCCGAGCAACTTCTATGTGGCCTTCACCACGCTGGACCCGCTGGGCTGGCTCGGGTACACCATCGGCAACATCAGTTCCCTGCGGTTCGTCTTCCTCGGTGTCGTACTCGTCTACCTGATGCAGAACCGCTCGGATGGCCTGCTCGGCCACCGGAAGGAAATCGCTGCCAGCGTCAACCTCAGTGAACGCGAGGGCAGCGCTGCGGCAGCCGACGGAGGTGAGACCGATGAGTGA
- a CDS encoding tyrosine-type recombinase/integrase, translated as MTGTPDLTVREAAERWLDRKRGPSSDSSISTLYYRLKQFWEWCEENDIEQLEDVTPWTIEEFEAERRSKIKLLSLNKQFGTIQNWLEWCASRGLVSEEVVEAVNPPDVPKQQKSSDIKLDDEDALPQLAFYRNNEEHRASRRHIVLELLWHIGCRMGGLRALDLRDYNDVEGADGSRIRYLYFRHRPESGTPLKNKEDGERPVWLSERVADLLDEYLKFNRNRVRDENGRKPLFTTSVGRASRTTIRTDSYFGTAPCLRDPCPHDRPDQACEYWSSDSISKCPSTRSPHQIRTGSITWQLNQGVSMTTVSERANVSVDVIEDHYDKPDPMKALRKRRAPELSRLNLGHEIDELSHINGEEA; from the coding sequence ATGACCGGCACGCCCGATCTCACCGTTCGGGAGGCCGCCGAGCGCTGGCTTGACCGAAAGCGCGGCCCATCGAGTGATTCCTCGATCTCCACCCTCTACTACAGACTGAAGCAGTTCTGGGAGTGGTGCGAGGAGAACGACATCGAGCAGTTGGAGGACGTGACACCGTGGACTATCGAAGAGTTCGAAGCCGAACGGCGGTCGAAGATCAAGCTTCTGTCGCTGAACAAGCAGTTCGGAACCATCCAGAACTGGCTCGAATGGTGCGCCTCCCGCGGGCTCGTTTCCGAGGAGGTCGTGGAGGCCGTCAACCCGCCGGACGTTCCGAAGCAACAGAAATCGAGCGACATCAAACTCGATGACGAGGACGCCCTCCCGCAACTCGCGTTCTACCGGAACAATGAGGAGCACCGGGCTTCGCGACGGCACATCGTCCTCGAACTCCTCTGGCACATCGGCTGCCGGATGGGCGGCCTTCGAGCGCTCGACTTGCGCGACTACAACGACGTTGAAGGGGCCGATGGGTCTCGGATTCGGTACCTCTACTTCCGGCACCGACCCGAGAGCGGCACCCCGCTGAAGAACAAGGAGGACGGCGAACGCCCGGTTTGGCTCTCGGAGCGGGTCGCCGACCTCCTCGACGAGTATCTCAAGTTCAACCGGAACCGCGTCCGTGACGAGAACGGGCGCAAACCCCTCTTCACGACGTCGGTTGGGCGAGCGTCGCGAACCACGATCCGTACCGATTCGTACTTCGGAACGGCGCCGTGTCTCCGGGACCCCTGCCCACACGATCGGCCCGACCAGGCCTGCGAATACTGGAGTAGCGACTCCATCAGCAAGTGCCCGTCTACCCGCAGCCCCCATCAGATTCGGACGGGCTCGATTACTTGGCAACTCAACCAGGGCGTCTCGATGACGACCGTCTCCGAGCGCGCGAACGTCTCGGTCGACGTCATCGAAGACCACTACGACAAGCCGGACCCGATGAAGGCGCTTCGGAAGCGCCGGGCGCCGGAACTGAGCCGACTCAACCTCGGTCACGAAATCGACGAACTCAGCCACATCAACGGAGAAGAAGCATGA
- a CDS encoding GNAT family N-acetyltransferase, with protein MSDDASFRIEPADSDDAETMADLWVALAEDQRAYGSHLEPDANYDRIHESMLQHVVADTALVARDSDRILGFVTFGPESESFEQDTTRGLIHNVFVRAAHRGNGIGSDLLAAAEERLEAMGVDAIALQAMATNDRARAFYRRHGYRPHRIELEKSAESDSLTKGDGQE; from the coding sequence GTGAGCGACGACGCCTCGTTTCGTATCGAACCCGCCGACAGCGACGACGCCGAGACGATGGCCGACCTGTGGGTCGCCCTCGCCGAGGACCAGCGCGCCTACGGCTCACACCTCGAACCCGACGCCAACTACGACCGGATTCACGAGTCGATGCTCCAGCACGTCGTCGCCGACACCGCCCTCGTAGCCCGAGACAGCGACCGTATCCTCGGTTTCGTCACCTTCGGTCCCGAATCCGAGAGTTTCGAGCAGGACACCACCCGCGGCCTGATTCACAACGTCTTCGTCCGGGCGGCCCACCGCGGCAACGGCATCGGCAGCGACCTGCTGGCCGCCGCCGAGGAGCGCCTCGAAGCGATGGGTGTCGACGCCATCGCGCTGCAAGCCATGGCGACCAACGACCGCGCCCGAGCGTTCTACCGTCGGCACGGCTATCGGCCGCACCGAATCGAACTGGAAAAGTCGGCCGAAAGCGATAGCCTCACAAAAGGCGACGGTCAAGAGTGA
- a CDS encoding minichromosome maintenance protein MCM, with the protein MSVESNRGVVDDPERLSSFYRTYYESELGKFLEAYDPDTRNVFEVSYSKLFRWDSDLAEDYLVAPDRVCYDLVTGLASIDWSWTDHETGDTIELQRNALDVRVTDLPDHAVYDVGDYQLDAIDGSLAGIRGQVAKRTQKKQIIETAAFECVRCGNYTIVPQSSDDSLDEPRECQNCERQGPFKFKKNADQTEKHSHQRVRLQLPPEKAATATDETIDAVLHGDLVDEVTPGDRAVINGRVESELQYNGQQPTRLLDLEVKGESIDMLEADFDDIEIEEHLDRIKEIASKPNPIETIVDSIAPSIRGYDAIKEAIAYQMFGGVEKQLPDGAHKRGTMHILIVGDPGCGKSALLRYAKRLSPRAVYTSGKQSTAAGLTGAAVQDDFGDGGWTIDAGALVEAHKGLAAIDEFDKMDDEDQSGVMQAMSEQEISISKAGINATLPAKTTVLAAANPRDGRFDQYDPVAEQIELDPAIFSRFDLVFTVSDSPDAEQDREIASHMTKVAQVGQKIANDEYSVDDAESATPAIEPEVMQAYIAHARQLNPVLTKEAIQRITDEYVDLRTANDDDGPIPTTARMTEALIRLAEASARVRLSEQISEEDATRAIAIHRRCLEDVGIDPETGEFDADIKETGRSKSQRDRIDLIKDIIGDLEEEERMGAPHEAVVELGEDEGYDRSDVEKSITNLKEKGAIYEPKSEHYRTSE; encoded by the coding sequence GTGTCTGTTGAGTCCAACCGCGGGGTCGTCGATGACCCGGAACGACTCTCGTCGTTCTATCGGACGTACTACGAGTCCGAGCTCGGGAAGTTCCTCGAAGCCTACGACCCCGACACCCGGAACGTCTTCGAGGTCAGCTACTCGAAACTGTTCCGATGGGACAGCGACCTCGCCGAAGACTACCTCGTTGCGCCCGACCGCGTGTGTTACGACCTCGTGACGGGTCTCGCGAGCATCGACTGGTCGTGGACCGACCACGAGACCGGCGACACCATCGAACTCCAGCGAAACGCCCTGGACGTCCGGGTCACCGACCTCCCCGACCACGCCGTCTATGATGTCGGCGACTACCAACTCGATGCGATTGACGGTAGCCTCGCCGGCATTCGCGGCCAAGTTGCCAAGCGTACGCAGAAGAAACAGATTATCGAGACGGCGGCGTTCGAATGCGTCCGCTGTGGGAACTACACCATCGTCCCGCAGTCCTCGGATGACTCGCTCGACGAGCCGCGAGAGTGTCAGAACTGCGAGCGCCAAGGACCGTTCAAGTTCAAAAAGAACGCCGACCAGACTGAGAAACACTCCCACCAGCGCGTTCGGCTGCAACTGCCGCCGGAGAAGGCTGCGACGGCGACCGACGAGACGATTGACGCCGTCCTGCATGGCGACCTCGTCGACGAGGTGACGCCGGGCGACCGCGCGGTCATCAACGGTCGCGTGGAGTCCGAACTCCAGTACAACGGCCAGCAGCCGACCCGGCTGCTGGACCTGGAGGTCAAGGGCGAGTCCATCGACATGCTGGAGGCTGACTTCGATGATATCGAGATTGAGGAACACCTCGACCGCATCAAGGAGATCGCTTCGAAGCCGAACCCTATCGAGACCATCGTCGACTCGATAGCGCCGTCCATCCGTGGTTACGACGCCATCAAGGAGGCCATCGCCTACCAGATGTTCGGCGGCGTCGAGAAACAGCTCCCGGACGGCGCACACAAGCGCGGGACGATGCACATTCTCATCGTCGGCGACCCTGGCTGTGGGAAGTCAGCACTTCTCCGGTATGCGAAGCGCCTGTCGCCGCGGGCGGTCTACACCAGCGGGAAGCAGTCGACCGCCGCTGGCCTCACCGGCGCCGCGGTGCAGGACGACTTCGGCGACGGTGGCTGGACCATCGACGCGGGCGCGCTCGTGGAGGCTCACAAAGGCCTCGCGGCGATTGACGAGTTCGACAAGATGGACGACGAGGACCAGTCGGGCGTGATGCAGGCGATGAGCGAGCAGGAGATTAGCATCTCGAAGGCCGGCATCAACGCGACGCTGCCGGCGAAGACGACGGTGCTGGCGGCCGCGAACCCCCGCGATGGCCGGTTCGACCAGTACGACCCCGTCGCCGAGCAAATCGAGCTTGATCCGGCGATTTTCTCGCGGTTCGACCTCGTGTTCACGGTGTCGGATTCGCCGGATGCCGAGCAGGACCGCGAAATCGCCTCCCACATGACGAAGGTGGCCCAGGTCGGCCAGAAGATTGCCAACGACGAATACAGCGTCGACGACGCGGAGTCGGCGACGCCGGCTATCGAGCCGGAGGTGATGCAGGCCTACATCGCGCACGCACGGCAACTGAACCCCGTCCTGACGAAGGAGGCGATTCAGCGCATCACCGACGAGTACGTCGACCTCCGGACGGCCAACGACGATGACGGCCCGATCCCGACGACCGCCCGCATGACCGAGGCGCTGATTCGACTGGCGGAAGCCAGCGCTCGCGTTCGGCTCTCCGAGCAGATTAGCGAGGAAGACGCTACGCGGGCCATCGCCATCCATCGGCGGTGTCTGGAAGACGTCGGCATCGACCCCGAGACGGGGGAGTTCGATGCCGATATCAAGGAAACCGGACGCTCGAAGTCCCAGCGCGACCGCATCGACCTGATTAAAGACATCATCGGCGACCTGGAGGAAGAAGAGCGGATGGGCGCGCCCCATGAGGCGGTCGTCGAGCTGGGCGAAGACGAGGGCTACGACCGCTCTGACGTCGAGAAGAGCATCACGAATCTGAAAGAGAAAGGCGCGATTTACGAGCCGAAATCCGAGCACTACAGGACCTCAGAATGA
- a CDS encoding DUF6610 family protein translates to MPSVDIITTGRPDLTEYAAEYGYLRGARLDKLGEYEVRGISVDFLDMHWEDPQPDLLVEKAREHTPKYVIAGDYLRDEDNVAAVNNRAGRLRPHAENVIVVPKSPGDLAHVPDWCVVGYSTPTDYGGTDIKRRKYRETHHDIHILGGTPHQQHRVLADLWVENVVSMDCNSHHKAATIGAKAWYPTRPRWRKVGPAGMENAVEQAYKISVGNLNREHQRRGLFPATDGGNSLTDSTDTDRSD, encoded by the coding sequence GTGCCCTCTGTTGATATTATCACGACGGGGCGGCCGGACCTCACCGAGTACGCCGCCGAATACGGCTACCTCCGCGGCGCTCGACTCGACAAACTCGGCGAGTACGAAGTCCGCGGCATCTCGGTCGACTTCCTCGATATGCACTGGGAAGACCCACAACCGGACCTGTTGGTCGAGAAAGCCCGCGAGCACACGCCGAAGTACGTGATTGCGGGCGATTACCTCCGCGACGAGGATAACGTGGCAGCGGTGAACAACCGAGCGGGGCGGCTTCGGCCGCACGCCGAGAACGTCATCGTCGTCCCGAAGTCGCCCGGCGACCTCGCGCACGTCCCCGATTGGTGTGTCGTCGGCTATTCGACCCCGACCGACTACGGCGGGACCGACATCAAACGCCGCAAGTACCGCGAGACGCACCACGACATCCACATTCTCGGCGGGACGCCGCATCAACAGCACCGCGTGCTTGCCGACCTGTGGGTCGAGAACGTCGTCTCGATGGACTGCAACAGCCACCACAAGGCCGCGACCATCGGCGCGAAGGCGTGGTATCCTACCCGCCCGCGCTGGCGGAAGGTCGGGCCGGCAGGTATGGAGAACGCCGTCGAGCAGGCGTACAAAATCTCGGTCGGGAATCTGAACCGCGAGCATCAACGGCGCGGGTTGTTTCCGGCGACTGACGGCGGAAACAGCCTCACGGACAGCACGGATACTGACCGATCTGACTGA
- a CDS encoding phosphoglycerate kinase: MIRTLDDLDAEGAALGVRVDINSPLEDGELADDARLRAHVDTVEELCSRNARVALLAHQGRPGGDEFTDLSTHADRLDELLDCAVDYCDTTFSSGARDRIDDLDDGEAVLLENTRFYSEEYMSLDSDEAAETHLVAKLSPALDAYVNDAFAAAHRRQPSIVGFPETLPAYAGRVMEEEIDVLGNIDESPEPRVYVLGGAKVDDSIDVARSVLERGLADAILTAGIVGNAFLLADGVSLGAASAAVVNERTHEAVRQAGDLLDDFSHRIYMPRDVAIERDGERVEIGLDELPAEEPAMDIGARTLAAYADILEDAGTAILNGPAGVFEDPLFEEGTRELYNAATRAEMSIVGGGDTAAALRGLGVDGFDHVSTGGGAALKMLTGENLVGVEALDQ; this comes from the coding sequence ATGATACGGACGCTCGACGACCTCGATGCCGAGGGGGCGGCACTCGGGGTCCGCGTCGACATCAACAGCCCACTCGAGGACGGCGAGTTGGCCGACGATGCTCGGCTCCGCGCCCACGTCGATACCGTCGAAGAACTCTGTTCCCGAAACGCCCGCGTGGCCTTGTTGGCCCATCAGGGCCGCCCCGGGGGCGACGAGTTCACCGACCTCTCGACGCACGCCGACCGCCTCGACGAACTCCTCGATTGCGCCGTCGACTACTGTGATACCACCTTCTCGTCGGGCGCCCGCGACCGCATCGACGACCTCGACGACGGCGAAGCAGTCCTGCTGGAGAACACCCGCTTCTACTCGGAGGAGTACATGTCCCTCGACTCCGACGAGGCCGCCGAAACCCACCTCGTCGCGAAACTCTCCCCCGCCCTCGACGCCTACGTCAACGACGCCTTCGCCGCGGCCCACCGCCGCCAGCCCTCCATCGTCGGCTTCCCCGAAACCCTGCCCGCCTACGCCGGCCGCGTCATGGAGGAGGAAATCGACGTCCTCGGCAACATCGACGAAAGCCCCGAACCGCGCGTCTACGTCCTCGGCGGCGCCAAGGTCGACGACTCAATCGACGTCGCCCGCTCGGTGCTCGAACGCGGCCTCGCCGACGCCATTCTGACCGCCGGCATCGTCGGCAACGCCTTCCTGCTCGCCGACGGCGTCTCGCTTGGCGCCGCCTCCGCCGCAGTCGTCAACGAACGCACCCACGAAGCCGTCCGACAGGCCGGCGACCTGCTGGACGACTTCAGCCACCGCATCTACATGCCGCGGGACGTCGCTATCGAGCGCGACGGCGAGCGCGTCGAAATCGGCCTCGACGAACTCCCCGCCGAGGAACCCGCCATGGACATCGGCGCCCGGACGCTCGCGGCCTACGCCGACATCCTCGAAGATGCCGGCACCGCCATCCTCAACGGCCCCGCTGGCGTCTTCGAGGACCCGCTCTTCGAGGAGGGCACCCGCGAACTCTACAACGCGGCCACGCGCGCTGAGATGAGTATCGTCGGTGGCGGCGACACCGCCGCCGCGCTTCGCGGCCTCGGCGTCGACGGCTTCGACCACGTCTCGACCGGCGGCGGTGCCGCTCTCAAGATGCTTACCGGCGAAAACCTGGTCGGCGTCGAAGCCCTCGACCAGTAG
- a CDS encoding VanZ family protein: protein MTKVRIPLFPTSVRWILAFGLAAVIFYLSVLTAPPAQPVAPKPDPLPLDKWRHFLAYGALANALAYATADWDRPSWQLMGLIIGATILYGVGIEAAQALVPYRYFSVLDAYANALGALFAIPWFLIRSRIEMVDLF, encoded by the coding sequence ATGACCAAAGTTCGGATACCCCTGTTTCCTACGTCTGTTCGGTGGATTCTGGCGTTTGGACTGGCTGCCGTCATCTTCTATCTCTCTGTACTTACAGCACCGCCTGCTCAACCGGTTGCCCCGAAGCCAGATCCGCTTCCCCTCGATAAGTGGCGCCATTTCCTCGCGTATGGAGCGTTGGCGAATGCACTCGCGTACGCCACCGCCGATTGGGATCGACCGTCGTGGCAGCTTATGGGCCTGATTATCGGAGCCACGATATTGTATGGAGTCGGCATCGAAGCCGCCCAAGCTCTGGTCCCCTATCGGTACTTTTCGGTTCTTGATGCCTACGCCAACGCTCTTGGAGCGCTGTTCGCCATCCCTTGGTTTCTCATTCGGAGCCGGATTGAGATGGTGGATCTCTTTTGA
- a CDS encoding SDR family NAD(P)-dependent oxidoreductase, whose protein sequence is MARNEAEPEAKAGVEDADLSGKTVLVTGSTSGVGREAARSFGRLGADVIVHGRREEAGNKVVEEIEASGSSAEFIAADFADVDAVDALVESVQESVDELDILCNNAGGLFRDAGTTDLGVEMTFHVNHLSPYQLTTGLLETLAEDARVVTTASIGHRGATLNLDRVVELAGLSPWAAYCRSKLANIQFSNELARRLEAADSDVTSNSFHPGLIPGSEFSRGFIAPTKGVTDFLKTLPVGDTPKDGAATMVYLGASEETADVSGKYFARCRQRRAAPSARDEEAMAELWERSADLLDIEEPLADAVQSGR, encoded by the coding sequence ATGGCACGGAACGAAGCGGAACCGGAAGCAAAGGCGGGGGTCGAGGACGCGGACCTCTCCGGCAAAACGGTCCTCGTCACGGGGTCGACAAGCGGCGTCGGACGGGAGGCAGCCCGTTCCTTCGGCCGCCTCGGCGCGGACGTTATCGTCCACGGCCGCCGCGAGGAAGCCGGCAACAAAGTCGTCGAGGAAATCGAAGCCTCGGGCAGCAGCGCCGAGTTCATCGCCGCGGACTTCGCCGACGTCGATGCGGTCGACGCGCTCGTCGAGAGCGTTCAGGAATCGGTCGACGAACTCGATATCCTCTGTAACAACGCTGGCGGCCTCTTCCGGGACGCCGGGACGACCGACCTCGGCGTCGAGATGACCTTCCACGTCAACCACCTCTCGCCGTATCAACTCACCACCGGCCTCCTCGAAACGCTCGCCGAGGACGCTCGCGTGGTGACGACGGCGTCTATCGGCCACCGCGGGGCGACGCTGAACCTCGACCGCGTCGTCGAACTGGCCGGTCTCTCACCGTGGGCCGCCTACTGCCGGTCGAAACTCGCGAACATCCAGTTCTCGAACGAACTCGCCCGTCGGCTGGAGGCGGCCGACAGCGACGTGACCTCGAACTCCTTCCATCCGGGTCTCATCCCCGGCAGCGAGTTCTCCCGGGGGTTCATCGCGCCGACGAAGGGCGTGACCGACTTCCTGAAGACACTTCCCGTCGGCGACACGCCGAAGGACGGCGCCGCGACGATGGTCTATCTCGGCGCCTCCGAGGAGACAGCGGACGTCTCGGGTAAGTACTTCGCACGCTGTCGGCAGCGCCGCGCCGCCCCCTCCGCGCGCGATGAAGAAGCGATGGCTGAACTGTGGGAACGGAGCGCTGATTTGCTCGATATCGAGGAACCGCTCGCCGACGCAGTTCAGTCGGGGAGATAG
- a CDS encoding lycopene cyclase domain-containing protein: MRPDITVFGRFTYLVTELLWGSVALALLRKTESTTKALRVCLVLYPFAYAWDRYTLGVGVFEIPLRTGIEIADVPLEEHIFMFVVPSMVVGTYELLADLFDE; encoded by the coding sequence ATGCGACCCGATATTACGGTCTTCGGCCGGTTTACCTACCTCGTCACCGAACTCCTGTGGGGCAGCGTCGCGCTCGCCCTGCTGCGAAAGACCGAATCGACGACGAAGGCCCTCCGGGTCTGTCTCGTCCTGTACCCCTTCGCGTACGCGTGGGACAGATACACCCTCGGTGTAGGTGTCTTCGAGATTCCGCTTCGGACCGGCATCGAAATCGCCGACGTTCCGCTCGAAGAGCACATCTTCATGTTCGTCGTCCCGTCGATGGTCGTCGGCACCTACGAACTGCTGGCGGACCTGTTCGACGAGTAG